The Paenibacillus macerans genome includes a window with the following:
- a CDS encoding GNAT family N-acetyltransferase, translating into MIDRVGTVITRGGDFSVTLAKPGDLETVRLMLVEAANWMQTGGVKQWNPEQFTPDLIRSYYDEREIYLLTREGEPAAMFTLQDSDPDYWGALNIPGYSYLHRLTVRLPYRGQGLGGEILSFAAKRSKVLGRSGLRLDCWNQNVKLNRLYQELGFRLQGTGRKDDGREFNLYQLAPAIYDQA; encoded by the coding sequence ATGATTGACAGGGTAGGAACGGTAATTACGCGCGGCGGGGACTTCTCAGTCACGCTCGCCAAGCCGGGCGACTTGGAAACGGTACGGCTAATGCTCGTCGAGGCGGCGAACTGGATGCAAACCGGCGGCGTCAAGCAGTGGAACCCCGAGCAGTTTACTCCGGACTTGATTCGTTCCTACTATGATGAACGGGAAATATATCTGTTGACCAGGGAAGGGGAGCCGGCAGCCATGTTTACGCTGCAGGATTCGGATCCCGATTATTGGGGGGCGCTGAACATCCCCGGATACAGTTATTTGCACCGGCTTACGGTCCGCTTGCCTTACCGCGGCCAGGGGCTGGGCGGTGAAATCCTAAGCTTTGCCGCCAAGCGGTCTAAGGTTTTGGGGCGCTCCGGACTTCGTCTCGATTGCTGGAACCAAAACGTAAAGCTGAATCGGCTTTATCAAGAGCTTGGCTTTCGCCTGCAGGGTACGGGGCGGAAGGATGATGGCCGCGAATTTAATTTGTATCAGTTGGCTCCGGCTATTTACGACCAAGCTTAA
- a CDS encoding sensor histidine kinase — MIKKGIGRQIVLHYFIVVFVTLFMVEIIFTVAIRSYYYDTIYNHMANHSKWASDFFQQFVRLNSERDPDYFTEMLRTFELDNTELMILDRNGEVKASTNAFQADKAIQTGDVPQALAGSVGKWIGRQPSTGEAVMAVSRPLQIQGQTQYIARFVTSLERVNSKLLNLTFLSIGVAAAVLALVTLFSIGLANSIVKPINNIRDVSAQMARGKFDARIRGNYKYELGELAATLNYMAEEIVRSNQIKDEFISSISHELRTPLTGIKGWSETLTSGGFDPEETKLGMGIIAKETNRLIGLVEEILDFSKLQQNEMKLVIGHVNLKELIQETMLNVWAKAEQKQIQLKLEERTDRTVIVSGDGNRLKQVFLNIVDNAIKFSHEQSWIHLVISVKEDGRAMVEVVDTGIGISEEYLHKVKDRFFQVNHQGGGTGLGLAISQQIVELHHGVMEIHSELGVGTTVAVTLPVAEDAEASDVTASAAPEDESSADGEAGRSLAAENDDQA, encoded by the coding sequence ATGATCAAGAAAGGGATCGGACGGCAAATCGTTCTGCATTACTTTATCGTTGTATTCGTGACGCTGTTTATGGTCGAAATTATTTTCACGGTAGCCATCCGATCGTATTATTACGATACGATTTACAACCATATGGCCAACCATTCCAAATGGGCCTCGGATTTTTTCCAACAATTCGTGCGTCTGAACTCCGAACGCGATCCCGATTATTTTACCGAGATGCTGCGCACTTTTGAGCTGGACAATACCGAATTGATGATTTTGGACCGTAACGGAGAAGTCAAAGCGAGCACCAACGCCTTCCAGGCGGACAAAGCGATCCAGACGGGCGATGTCCCGCAAGCGCTGGCCGGCAGCGTAGGGAAATGGATCGGCCGGCAGCCGAGCACCGGCGAAGCGGTGATGGCGGTCTCGCGCCCGCTGCAGATTCAAGGCCAAACGCAGTATATCGCCCGGTTTGTCACATCGCTCGAGCGCGTTAATTCCAAGCTGCTGAACCTGACCTTTTTATCCATCGGGGTAGCTGCCGCCGTGCTTGCGCTTGTGACGCTGTTCAGCATCGGGCTCGCCAACTCGATCGTTAAGCCCATTAACAATATTCGCGACGTATCCGCGCAAATGGCACGGGGCAAATTCGACGCCAGGATCAGGGGCAACTACAAATACGAGCTGGGCGAACTGGCGGCAACGCTCAATTATATGGCGGAAGAAATCGTACGCAGCAATCAGATCAAGGACGAGTTCATATCTTCGATCTCGCACGAGCTCAGAACGCCGCTGACCGGCATTAAAGGGTGGAGCGAAACGCTCACGTCCGGGGGCTTCGATCCGGAAGAAACGAAGCTCGGAATGGGGATCATCGCCAAGGAGACCAACCGGTTAATCGGGCTGGTCGAGGAAATTCTCGATTTTTCCAAGCTGCAGCAAAATGAAATGAAGCTGGTCATCGGGCACGTCAATTTAAAAGAGCTGATTCAGGAAACGATGCTTAACGTATGGGCCAAAGCGGAACAGAAGCAAATCCAGCTGAAGCTGGAGGAACGTACCGACAGGACCGTCATCGTCAGCGGGGACGGCAATCGGCTTAAGCAAGTATTCCTGAATATCGTCGATAATGCGATTAAATTTTCCCATGAGCAGAGCTGGATTCACCTGGTGATCAGCGTAAAAGAGGACGGCCGGGCGATGGTGGAAGTGGTCGATACCGGGATCGGCATCAGCGAGGAGTATTTGCACAAAGTGAAGGACCGCTTCTTCCAGGTCAACCACCAGGGAGGCGGAACCGGGCTGGGCCTGGCCATCAGCCAGCAGATCGTGGAGCTGCATCATGGGGTGATGGAGATTCACAGCGAGCTCGGCGTCGGCACAACCGTGGCGGTGACGCTTCCCGTAGCCGAAGACGCGGAAGCATCGGACGTTACCGCTTCCGCCGCGCCGGAAGACGAATCGTCTGCAGACGGTGAAGCGGGCCGTTCGCTCGCCGCGGAAAACGATGATCAGGCTTGA
- a CDS encoding response regulator transcription factor yields MSKVLILEDEESIRSFIVINLKRNGFEVLEAAEGHEALSKLQSVPDIDIALLDVMVPGIDGFEVCRRIRETNERIGIIFLTAKVQEQDKVYALSVGADDHVSKPFSPTELIARIHSLLRRVNVYRESSAKVMFTSGPFTLDLISKQFKKNGQLIELTPTEFSLIQYFLEKENMPLSRDSLLDHVWGKEYMGDPKIVDVNIRRLRQKIESNPSEPAFLQTVWGHGYKWKGEGQ; encoded by the coding sequence TTGAGCAAGGTATTGATTTTGGAGGATGAAGAATCCATCCGCAGCTTTATCGTCATCAATTTGAAGCGGAACGGGTTCGAGGTGCTGGAGGCGGCGGAAGGCCACGAAGCGCTGAGCAAGCTGCAGAGCGTGCCGGATATCGACATCGCGCTGCTCGACGTGATGGTTCCGGGGATTGACGGGTTTGAGGTGTGCCGCCGGATCCGCGAGACCAACGAACGGATCGGGATTATTTTCCTGACCGCCAAAGTGCAGGAACAGGACAAAGTATACGCCTTGTCCGTCGGAGCCGACGATCACGTCAGCAAACCGTTCAGCCCGACCGAGCTGATCGCGCGGATCCATTCGCTGCTGCGCCGGGTTAACGTATACCGGGAGAGCAGCGCTAAAGTCATGTTTACGTCGGGGCCGTTTACGCTGGATTTGATTTCCAAGCAGTTTAAGAAAAACGGGCAGTTGATCGAACTGACGCCTACGGAATTTTCGCTCATTCAGTATTTCCTCGAGAAGGAGAATATGCCGCTGAGCCGGGATTCTCTGCTTGACCACGTCTGGGGCAAGGAATACATGGGCGATCCGAAAATCGTGGACGTAAATATCCGCAGGCTGCGGCAAAAAATCGAAAGCAATCCGTCCGAACCGGCTTTCCTGCAGACCGTGTGGGGGCACGGTTATAAGTGGAAAGGCGAGGGACAATGA
- a CDS encoding phosphonate ABC transporter ATP-binding protein — MIRVNHLHKSVDGNKKKVLRDITVQFEGGEMIGVVGPSGSGKSILLRCLALRERWNRGDYTWDGDQVISGGGGGSQKYRSKCAYLEQNPSLFPEKTALKNVLIGQAGQTPLLRRLTGMVRSDDYMGAMDELEKFGLLDKAHVKAGKLSGGERQRVAICRALVHGAGFIAADEPAVGLDPKSAERVLNTLKALCKEQGKIVVAALPLDLAERFCTRIWGIRDGELKIDVSGRRLLPEEKRLIDLA, encoded by the coding sequence ATGATCAGAGTGAACCACTTGCACAAATCGGTGGATGGAAATAAGAAAAAAGTGCTCCGCGACATTACCGTTCAGTTTGAAGGCGGGGAAATGATCGGCGTGGTCGGGCCCAGCGGCAGCGGCAAAAGCATTTTGCTGCGCTGTTTAGCGCTGCGGGAGCGCTGGAACCGCGGGGATTATACGTGGGACGGCGACCAGGTGATCAGCGGCGGTGGCGGCGGTTCGCAAAAGTACCGCTCCAAATGCGCTTACCTGGAGCAAAACCCTTCGCTGTTTCCCGAAAAAACGGCGCTTAAAAACGTCCTGATCGGACAGGCCGGGCAAACGCCGCTGCTTCGCCGCCTGACCGGTATGGTGCGTTCGGACGATTATATGGGCGCGATGGACGAGCTGGAGAAGTTCGGCCTGCTGGACAAAGCCCACGTGAAAGCCGGCAAGCTGAGCGGCGGCGAACGCCAGCGCGTGGCCATATGCCGGGCGCTCGTGCACGGCGCTGGGTTTATCGCGGCGGACGAACCGGCCGTCGGGCTGGATCCGAAGTCGGCCGAGCGCGTATTGAACACGCTGAAGGCCCTTTGCAAGGAGCAGGGCAAAATCGTCGTGGCGGCGCTGCCGCTGGACTTGGCGGAACGCTTCTGCACCCGTATCTGGGGCATACGCGATGGAGAGCTTAAAATCGACGTTTCCGGAAGAAGGCTGCTGCCGGAAGAGAAAAGGCTGATCGATTTGGCATGA
- a CDS encoding ArsR family transcriptional regulator, which translates to MAYDVKVDYSLVYELLSSFMIYTTRKWVNNLDVGAEWIEEIQNRFNPEVRQRFAEAAGYPFSDYDVLYVWVLERGKADDVLSFLNETAEAEANALWQKTKSYIPDVTCEAIVRIRDNYIPLLKTWHQVYFRDVEPQLLPLLEEDAAEKNALLKKMDTDALIEYASGGLVLEPQRPVSQVVLTPSTHFRPINTYVFYRDVLFIQYPLDIPEVDEDEPPVVLKRLTRALAKPERLRLLRYVADEPKSIYEMLHDLNESKEDLMHDLMRLRVAGLLRIHLVDQDIEKFSIRPDGAAELQIFLESYIRL; encoded by the coding sequence ATGGCTTATGATGTGAAGGTAGATTACTCTCTGGTCTACGAACTGCTCAGCAGCTTTATGATATATACGACGCGGAAATGGGTGAACAATCTCGATGTCGGAGCGGAATGGATCGAGGAGATTCAGAACCGCTTCAATCCGGAGGTCCGGCAACGGTTCGCGGAAGCCGCCGGCTACCCCTTTTCCGATTACGACGTGTTGTACGTTTGGGTTCTGGAACGCGGAAAGGCGGATGACGTTCTTTCCTTTTTGAACGAAACGGCCGAAGCCGAAGCAAACGCGCTATGGCAGAAAACAAAATCCTATATTCCCGATGTGACTTGTGAGGCAATCGTTAGAATTCGCGACAATTACATCCCTTTGTTAAAAACGTGGCACCAGGTTTATTTCCGCGACGTAGAGCCGCAACTGCTCCCTCTTCTGGAAGAAGACGCGGCGGAGAAAAACGCGCTCCTGAAAAAAATGGACACCGACGCGCTGATCGAATACGCTTCCGGCGGTCTCGTGCTGGAGCCGCAAAGACCGGTCTCCCAAGTGGTTCTCACGCCGTCCACCCATTTCCGGCCGATCAATACATACGTCTTCTACCGCGATGTCCTGTTCATTCAATATCCGCTGGACATCCCGGAAGTCGACGAGGACGAGCCGCCGGTCGTGTTAAAGCGGTTGACCCGGGCGCTCGCCAAGCCGGAGCGGCTGCGGCTTCTCCGCTATGTGGCGGACGAACCGAAATCGATCTACGAAATGCTGCATGACTTAAACGAAAGCAAAGAGGATTTGATGCATGACCTCATGCGGCTTCGGGTGGCCGGGCTGCTGCGCATCCACTTGGTCGACCAGGATATCGAAAAATTCAGCATCCGCCCGGACGGCGCCGCCGAGCTGCAAATTTTCCTGGAGTCTTATATCCGTTTGTAA
- a CDS encoding HAD family hydrolase: MNTRTKRQHLIFDLDDTLIHCNKYFDLILEQFAELLVDWFKGNPVTAAEIRDKQTEIDVAGVHQIGFSSSHFPESLVETYRYFCRIYGRKALPEEEQRLMKLGLSVYEHPVEPYPGMVETLNLLRSQGHELLLYTGGETAIQQRKIEQMKLAEFFEDRIYIRQHKNAEALEEILRSRFFDRTSTWMIGNSLRTDVMPALSAGINAVYIKIPNEWLYNIVELQQESNSNMHTVSSLEEVPRIIFDHIHQMKRQKRTL; the protein is encoded by the coding sequence GTGAACACGCGGACCAAGCGGCAACACCTTATTTTTGATCTCGACGATACCTTGATTCATTGCAATAAATATTTCGATTTGATCCTGGAGCAATTCGCCGAGCTACTCGTCGATTGGTTTAAAGGGAATCCGGTCACCGCCGCGGAAATCCGCGACAAACAGACCGAAATCGATGTGGCCGGCGTGCACCAAATCGGATTTTCCAGCTCCCATTTTCCGGAATCGCTCGTCGAAACGTACCGCTATTTTTGCCGTATCTACGGCCGCAAGGCGCTGCCGGAAGAAGAACAACGGCTGATGAAGCTGGGGCTCAGCGTCTACGAGCATCCGGTCGAGCCTTACCCCGGCATGGTCGAAACGCTGAATCTGCTGCGCAGCCAGGGGCATGAGCTTTTGTTGTACACCGGAGGCGAGACCGCTATCCAGCAGCGGAAAATCGAACAGATGAAGCTGGCCGAGTTCTTCGAGGACCGCATATACATCCGCCAGCACAAAAACGCGGAAGCGCTCGAGGAAATTTTACGTTCCCGTTTCTTCGACCGGACCAGCACCTGGATGATCGGGAACAGTCTGCGCACCGATGTAATGCCCGCCTTATCCGCCGGAATCAACGCCGTTTACATCAAAATCCCAAATGAATGGCTGTATAACATCGTTGAGCTGCAGCAGGAGAGCAATTCGAACATGCATACGGTGTCCTCGCTCGAGGAAGTGCCACGGATTATTTTTGATCACATCCATCAGATGAAACGGCAAAAACGGACCCTATAA
- a CDS encoding DUF4358 domain-containing protein gives MNRYMQGTKTFVFGSTLLALIVMTGILAGCAEREKGTGNLTAADVGERIEQSVNLESMEQRDMKKLQKLYHISGEEVADFVLYTASSNVEADELLIVRLKDESEADRVMAKIEERIAAQTAKFKDYRPEQYFLLEKHVLKTKGPFILFAVSAGVDQMEQAFDAVTDT, from the coding sequence ATGAATAGATATATGCAGGGAACAAAAACGTTCGTGTTCGGTTCCACTCTGCTGGCGCTTATCGTCATGACCGGCATTTTGGCGGGGTGCGCCGAAAGGGAAAAGGGAACCGGGAACCTGACGGCGGCCGATGTGGGCGAGCGAATCGAACAATCGGTTAACTTGGAGAGTATGGAGCAAAGGGATATGAAAAAGCTGCAAAAGCTGTATCATATCTCCGGCGAAGAGGTCGCGGATTTTGTGCTCTATACGGCGTCATCGAACGTGGAAGCGGACGAATTGCTGATCGTCCGGCTTAAGGACGAAAGCGAAGCGGACCGCGTCATGGCGAAAATCGAGGAAAGAATTGCCGCGCAAACCGCCAAATTTAAAGACTATCGTCCGGAACAATATTTTTTGCTCGAAAAGCATGTGCTAAAGACGAAAGGGCCGTTTATCCTATTTGCGGTCTCGGCCGGGGTTGACCAAATGGAGCAGGCTTTCGACGCGGTGACGGACACCTGA
- a CDS encoding DHHW family protein, with protein sequence MAVLLLAFICALPALEILTPDREFSAAENRMLEPRPDLSLQHLASGKFMANYEKYMSDQFPFRDFWVGAKSDTARAMGQKENGGVYLGKDGYLIQRFSPPAVGEVEENAEAIRTFISAAPGLHTYVMLAPTSITLNEDKLPAFAPAGSELAFLDKMRNALSRFARFVDVYPALYDKRHEYLYYKTDHHWTTLGAYYAYRELCRQMGMTPQEAEDFEIWQAADDFYGSLYSQSGFRHLRPDRIALWLPKEKENETVEYVDEEQTTNSLYALENLSKKDKYAVFLNGNHALVKITSPAHPAGKKLLVVKDSYANSLIPFLTGHFSEIYVVDLRYYDGDLLALIREREIDDMLVLYNINTFFADPSIKNLSEMIK encoded by the coding sequence ATGGCTGTTCTGCTGCTGGCATTTATATGCGCCTTGCCGGCTCTGGAGATTCTAACGCCGGACCGCGAATTCTCCGCAGCGGAAAACCGGATGCTCGAGCCAAGGCCGGATCTTTCGCTGCAGCATTTGGCTTCGGGGAAGTTTATGGCCAATTACGAGAAGTACATGTCCGACCAATTTCCTTTCCGGGATTTCTGGGTTGGCGCGAAATCCGATACGGCCCGGGCGATGGGGCAAAAGGAAAACGGCGGGGTTTACCTGGGCAAAGACGGTTACCTGATTCAGCGGTTCTCTCCGCCGGCAGTAGGGGAGGTGGAGGAGAACGCGGAGGCGATCCGAACGTTTATTTCCGCGGCGCCGGGCCTGCACACCTACGTAATGCTGGCACCTACCTCCATAACACTGAACGAGGACAAGCTTCCGGCATTCGCTCCGGCCGGCAGCGAGCTTGCCTTTTTGGACAAAATGCGGAATGCGCTCAGCCGCTTCGCGCGCTTTGTCGACGTCTACCCGGCGCTGTACGACAAACGCCATGAGTATCTTTACTACAAGACGGACCACCACTGGACGACCTTGGGCGCTTATTACGCATACCGGGAGTTATGCAGGCAAATGGGGATGACCCCCCAAGAAGCGGAAGATTTCGAGATCTGGCAGGCCGCGGATGATTTCTACGGATCGCTGTATTCGCAGAGCGGCTTCAGGCATTTACGGCCTGATCGAATCGCTCTTTGGCTGCCAAAGGAGAAAGAGAACGAAACAGTTGAATATGTCGACGAAGAGCAGACTACCAATTCTCTGTATGCGTTGGAGAACTTAAGCAAGAAGGACAAATATGCAGTCTTTTTGAACGGCAACCATGCGCTGGTAAAAATCACGTCGCCGGCTCATCCGGCGGGAAAAAAGCTGCTGGTCGTGAAGGACTCGTATGCCAACAGCTTGATTCCTTTTTTGACGGGGCATTTCAGCGAGATTTATGTTGTGGACCTGCGGTATTATGACGGCGATTTGCTTGCGCTAATACGGGAACGGGAGATTGATGACATGCTGGTGCTTTATAATATCAATACGTTTTTTGCGGATCCGTCCATTAAGAACTTATCGGAGATGATAAAATGA